The Kiritimatiellales bacterium genomic sequence AAAAGACCCTGCGCACCTGCACAGGGCCTTTTTTTGACCGGTTAACGAGTCATACGGCGTATAACCAACAGCATGGACATTGCAATCATCACCAGAGGCAGTGTCGCCGGCTCCGGAATAATCGTAATGTCAACGAGCAGCTCCGGACGTCTCTCAACGTTGGCGGCATCATTAGCTCCCGGCCGGAAATATCCGTGAATTTTTGCGGTCTCTTCTGTTTTTTT encodes the following:
- a CDS encoding PEP-CTERM sorting domain-containing protein (PEP-CTERM proteins occur, often in large numbers, in the proteomes of bacteria that also encode an exosortase, a predicted intramembrane cysteine proteinase. The presence of a PEP-CTERM domain at a protein's C-terminus predicts cleavage within the sorting domain, followed by covalent anchoring to some some component of the (usually Gram-negative) cell surface. Many PEP-CTERM proteins exhibit an unusual sequence composition that includes large numbers of potential glycosylation sites. Expression of one such protein has been shown restore the ability of a bacterium to form floc, a type of biofilm.), translated to KKTEETAKIHGYFRPGANDAANVERRPELLVDITIIPEPATLPLVMIAMSMLLVIRRMTR